One genomic segment of Ferrimonas sp. YFM includes these proteins:
- a CDS encoding NapC/NirT family cytochrome c, giving the protein MSDNKQGSAWSRLWQRPKAKWLLGIPVGAFLALVVGGVGVYGTQVVLHATSTDDFCMTCHSNHSLRDEVLASSHGNNSAGITVTCAQCHLPPGGFEYLVKKIIVSKDIIGYMTIDGFNTQEWLEANRKEQADLARDYLRSIDSRTCTSCHSNIYENQPESMKKIAKKMHERNFKKAEDKRKTCIDCHKGVAHPYPKG; this is encoded by the coding sequence ATGTCTGACAACAAACAAGGCTCCGCCTGGAGCCGGTTATGGCAACGGCCCAAAGCCAAATGGCTGCTGGGCATCCCAGTAGGTGCTTTCCTGGCCCTGGTCGTGGGCGGCGTAGGTGTCTACGGCACCCAGGTTGTGCTGCACGCCACCAGCACCGACGACTTCTGTATGACCTGCCACTCCAACCACTCCCTGCGGGATGAGGTTCTGGCGTCCAGCCACGGCAACAACAGCGCCGGCATCACTGTGACCTGTGCCCAGTGTCACCTGCCTCCAGGTGGCTTCGAGTACCTGGTGAAGAAGATCATCGTGTCCAAGGACATCATCGGTTACATGACCATTGATGGCTTTAACACTCAAGAGTGGCTGGAAGCGAACCGCAAAGAGCAGGCTGACCTGGCTCGCGATTACCTGCGTTCCATCGATTCCCGCACCTGTACCAGCTGCCACTCCAACATCTATGAGAACCAGCCTGAGTCCATGAAGAAGATCGCCAAGAAGATGCACGAGCGTAACTTCAAGAAGGCTGAAGACAAGCGTAAGACCTGTATCGATTGCCACAAAGGCGTAGCGCACCCCTACCCCAAGGGTTAA